The Glandiceps talaboti chromosome 1, keGlaTala1.1, whole genome shotgun sequence genome has a segment encoding these proteins:
- the LOC144440759 gene encoding putative G-protein coupled receptor 85, with product MFSNSTTRQVLNHLNTTTAMMAALTDFSDGHEDEAEKQNNNPRRDLTAFKTFTLTAIILLSVCANGLMCCIVARDKSLHRPPFYFLFNVALADVLRALNCLSFSASAVWYGGWIHSKAVCQVIAFFNVLLTFGSVFTLFAIGITRYAVLRYHKFHRLKMSFLACLLVILVTWALAIVMAFPPVFGLGSYTYIANEYQCSYDHQFYKSNDTLGFILVFTISVFLTHLMYLKILIFMRQHRKMSPVAFVPASSNNWTFYGPGATGRAAANWVTGFAGNGPPPPTLVGFSQYARRSHLQAHFKRESETTKTLYIITFAFLVLWLPYIIYNYITIFVKNHHISDEFVVMATWMTYLQVCINPWICFTCDRNLRKSLLTMVSCIKGRSTWLNNDRQQAYTYTSER from the coding sequence ATGTTCTCAAATTCTACAACACGAcaagtactgaatcacctgaaCACTACGACGGCCATGATGGCAGCCCTCACGGATTTCAGTGATGGCCACGAGGATGAAGCCGAAAAGCAAAACAATAATCCACGTAGAGACTTGACGGCGTTCAAGACCTTCACGCTCACAGCTATTATTCTGCTCTCGGTGTGTGCTAATGGACTCATGTGTTGTATTGTTGCAAGGGACAAAAGCCTACATCGCCCGCCATTTTACTTTCTCTTCAATGTAGCTCTAGCCGATGTGTTACGGGCCTTAAACTGTTTATCGTTCAGTGCGTCGGCAGTGTGGTATGGTGGCTGGATTCACAGTAAAGCAGTCTGCCAGGTTATCGCATTCTTCAACGTACTACTGACATTTGGGAGTGTGTTCACCCTGTTCGCCATTGGCATCACTCGCTATGCTGTACTTAGATACCATAAATTTCACCGGTTAAAGATGAGTTTTCTTGCTTGTTTGCTTGTAATTCTTGTGACTTGGGCACTTGCTATTGTAATGGCTTTCCCTCCCGTATTTGGACTAGGCAGCTATACCTATATTGCCAATGAATATCAATGTAGTTATGATCACCAGTTTTACAAATCCAATGATACACTTGGTTTTATATTAGTCTTTACTATCTCCGTATTCTTAACACACTTGATGTAcctcaaaattttgattttcatgCGACAGCATCGTAAAATGTCGCCGGTAGCATTTGTACCAGCGAGTTCCAATAACTGGACATTTTATGGTCCTGGGGCCACGGGAAGAGCAGCCGCCAACTGGGTGACGGGATTCGCTGGAAATGGACCCCCTCCACCAACGCTTGTTGGCTTTTCGCAGTACGCTAGGCGATCACATCTCCAAGCCCACTTCAAACGTGAATCAGAAACTACCAAAACACTGTACATAATAACATTTGCTTTCCTTGTATTGTGGTTGCCGTATAtcatttacaattatattactATCTTTGTGAAAAATCATCACATTTCCGACGAATTCGTCGTCATGGCGACGTGGATGACGTATCTGCAAGTGTGTATCAACCCGTGGATCTGTTTTACATGCGACCGAAATTTACGGAAATCGCTGTTGACAATGGTCAGCTGTATCAAAGGCCGAAGCACGTGGTTGAATAACGACAGACAACAAGCCTATACATACACAAGTGAGAGGTGA